From one Anaerococcus prevotii DSM 20548 genomic stretch:
- a CDS encoding DUF3842 family protein: protein MKIVVIDGQGGSIGASLVSKIKKENLDALVYGLGTNYFSSKAMKKAGADIIATGENAIVVNVKDCDYILGTTGIVITNSLHGEISKKIAKAIGKSEATRILIPFDCCKTLIVSKEKPSIEELLDEAVSVLVNLAKEKGPNLSPDLCK from the coding sequence ATGAAGATAGTAGTAATTGATGGCCAGGGAGGCTCGATAGGTGCAAGCCTTGTAAGTAAAATCAAGAAAGAAAATCTAGATGCTCTAGTCTATGGCTTAGGAACTAATTATTTTTCTAGTAAGGCTATGAAAAAGGCCGGAGCTGATATAATTGCGACTGGTGAAAATGCTATTGTCGTAAATGTCAAGGACTGTGATTATATATTGGGAACTACAGGAATAGTAATAACTAATTCTCTTCACGGGGAGATAAGCAAGAAAATAGCCAAGGCTATTGGAAAATCAGAAGCTACAAGAATCCTAATCCCATTTGATTGTTGCAAGACCCTAATAGTTTCTAAAGAAAAGCCTTCCATAGAAGAGCTCCTAGATGAAGCGGTATCTGTGCTTGTAAATTTGGCAAAAGAAAAAGGGCCTAATCTAAGCCCGGATTTATGTAAATAG
- a CDS encoding RDD family protein: MTEVKIPFREKDYRFAYAGFFLRLVAFLIDMLVVGGIFTILKVFLPLDMDASILSFSLGEVLRTGLTLAYFTLMTLFTRGRTLGKMILGLRVVSLTSDKLSFSQIILREICGRFVLNKFKILYLIVGLSPKKQGLFDILLDTTVVKEDIFDHLYGENL; this comes from the coding sequence ATGACTGAAGTTAAAATTCCTTTTAGAGAGAAAGACTACCGCTTTGCCTATGCGGGATTTTTCCTAAGACTTGTAGCCTTTCTTATAGATATGCTAGTTGTAGGAGGAATATTTACAATTCTAAAAGTATTCTTGCCCTTAGATATGGATGCAAGCATCTTGAGTTTTAGCCTCGGTGAAGTCCTTAGGACAGGACTTACTTTAGCCTACTTTACTCTGATGACACTTTTCACAAGGGGAAGGACCCTAGGCAAGATGATCTTAGGTCTTAGGGTGGTATCCCTAACAAGTGATAAGCTAAGTTTCTCTCAAATAATACTTAGAGAAATTTGCGGGAGATTTGTCCTAAATAAATTTAAAATTCTTTACCTAATAGTTGGTCTTAGTCCCAAAAAACAAGGACTCTTTGATATACTTCTCGACACTACTGTAGTTAAGGAAGATATATTTGACCATCTGTACGGAGAAAATCTATAA
- a CDS encoding transposase, with amino-acid sequence MIIYIKGAFSKIKSGLNYNRFHHRGKSNIRNEICLLSMALNLNKLASKIKNKNLEIIKYKAA; translated from the coding sequence TTGATTATATATATAAAAGGAGCTTTTTCCAAAATAAAATCGGGACTAAACTACAACAGATTCCACCACAGAGGAAAATCAAATATAAGAAATGAGATATGCCTATTATCTATGGCACTAAACTTAAATAAATTGGCATCAAAAATAAAAAATAAGAACTTAGAAATTATAAAATACAAAGCTGCTTAA
- a CDS encoding ABC transporter ATP-binding protein, protein MIEAKNLSISYDRKIIDNISFKIEEGKVNILMGRNGSGKSTILNAISGIKSYEGEIKTDGKVSYLNQNINSKAKFTVFETILLGKVADLSLRITDNDKKDVEKILDLLDIREYKDKYINRLSGGEVQKVFIGQALVANPKILLLDEPVSALDLKNQYEIMRIIKDLTEKLNLTTLISLHQIGLIEKFADNIILIDNQKIYRQGPSKKVMDEEMFRDIFDMETDIRDFDGNRHIYFK, encoded by the coding sequence ATGATTGAAGCTAAAAACCTATCCATCTCCTACGACAGGAAGATAATTGATAATATATCCTTTAAGATAGAAGAAGGCAAGGTGAATATTCTCATGGGAAGAAACGGATCAGGCAAATCGACTATCCTAAACGCCATAAGCGGAATCAAAAGTTACGAGGGTGAGATAAAAACAGACGGAAAAGTTTCCTATCTTAATCAAAATATCAATTCAAAGGCAAAATTTACAGTATTCGAGACTATCTTGCTTGGCAAGGTAGCTGATCTTTCCCTAAGAATTACGGACAATGATAAAAAAGACGTCGAAAAAATCCTAGACCTATTAGATATAAGAGAGTACAAGGATAAGTATATAAATAGATTGTCAGGAGGAGAAGTGCAGAAGGTCTTTATAGGCCAGGCCCTTGTAGCAAATCCCAAAATCCTCCTTCTAGACGAACCAGTAAGTGCCCTAGACCTCAAAAACCAATACGAGATTATGAGAATCATAAAAGATTTGACAGAAAAGTTAAATCTTACGACTTTAATAAGTCTCCACCAAATAGGCCTAATAGAAAAATTCGCAGACAATATCATCCTAATAGATAATCAAAAAATCTACAGACAAGGCCCATCCAAAAAGGTCATGGACGAGGAGATGTTTAGGGATATATTCGACATGGAGACAGATATAAGGGATTTTGATGGAAATAGGCATATATATTTTAAGTAA
- the larE gene encoding ATP-dependent sacrificial sulfur transferase LarE: MMDIDKEKKEKLDNIVKDLLKEKFVLAFSGGVDSSLILKLASMYREEKNDVVAIMYNTNTTPDGDLENSQNLACEMDVDLKVVDIDVFDNEYIKHNTIDRCYHCKSFLFEEAFKLKDALGYKYVVDGSNLEDYKVFRPGVRALNDKGVVSPLKEAGFTKDMVRAYAKELNLSVYKRPSAPCLATRFPYNELIDKDKFEAINKAEIYLKDLGLENVRVRVYGDNTRIEVDRKDFDKVFSQVDEIVSKLKEFGFKYINLDLEGYRSGSMDEVIEKEDKLKLNPWLDHE; this comes from the coding sequence ATGATGGACATAGATAAAGAAAAAAAAGAAAAACTCGATAATATAGTCAAAGATCTCCTCAAGGAGAAATTTGTCCTAGCCTTTTCTGGTGGTGTTGACTCATCTCTAATCTTAAAGCTTGCAAGCATGTATAGAGAAGAGAAAAACGATGTCGTAGCTATAATGTATAACACAAATACCACTCCAGACGGAGATTTAGAGAACTCTCAAAACTTAGCCTGTGAGATGGATGTCGACCTAAAAGTTGTAGATATTGATGTCTTCGACAATGAATATATAAAACATAACACTATTGACAGATGCTATCATTGCAAGAGCTTCCTGTTCGAAGAAGCCTTCAAGCTAAAAGATGCGCTCGGCTACAAATATGTCGTAGATGGGTCAAATCTCGAAGATTACAAGGTTTTTAGACCTGGAGTAAGGGCCCTTAACGATAAGGGAGTTGTAAGTCCCTTAAAGGAAGCTGGCTTTACTAAGGATATGGTAAGAGCCTATGCCAAAGAGTTAAACCTATCTGTATACAAGAGACCTTCCGCCCCATGTCTTGCAACAAGATTTCCATACAATGAACTAATTGATAAGGATAAATTTGAAGCAATCAACAAGGCGGAAATCTATCTAAAAGATCTAGGTCTTGAAAATGTCCGTGTTAGAGTCTACGGAGATAATACTAGAATTGAAGTCGATAGGAAGGATTTTGATAAAGTATTCAGTCAGGTAGATGAGATCGTCTCAAAACTTAAAGAATTTGGTTTCAAATATATAAATCTTGACCTTGAAGGCTATAGGTCCGGGTCAATGGATGAAGTAATAGAAAAGGAAGATAAGCTTAAGCTTAATCCATGGTTAGATCATGAATGA
- a CDS encoding LarC family nickel insertion protein translates to MDLYFEMYSGIAGDMTIGALLDLGASQEKLIEAIDSLGIDGYKLVFDRALKSGIDAYNFDVILESENHDENHSNIHEDHNHNHDHNHEHNHEHSHDHHHHHDHNHNHDHDHHSHSHVHRNISDIEKIIKGSDVLSEKVKKDALGIFDIIAEAESKAHGVDKSEVHFHEVGAIDSIIDIVGVTVLLEDLGVENIYFSKLFEGCGMQKCAHGYMPIPVPAVANILKDSNISLNIIDDYGEHVTPTGAAIVKYFSTGENIKEFAIKKIGLGAGNKDFEKSTNVLRVMEIENPKKKA, encoded by the coding sequence ATGGACTTATATTTTGAAATGTATTCTGGAATAGCTGGAGATATGACAATTGGAGCTCTCTTAGACCTTGGAGCAAGTCAAGAAAAGCTAATAGAAGCAATCGATTCACTTGGTATTGATGGCTACAAGTTAGTCTTTGACAGGGCCCTAAAGAGCGGAATCGATGCCTATAATTTCGATGTGATCTTAGAAAGTGAGAATCATGACGAAAATCACAGCAATATCCATGAAGATCATAACCATAATCATGACCATAATCACGAACACAATCATGAACACAGCCACGATCACCACCATCATCATGATCATAACCATAATCACGACCATGACCACCACTCTCACAGCCATGTTCATAGAAATATCTCTGATATAGAAAAAATTATTAAGGGCTCAGACGTTCTTTCAGAAAAAGTAAAGAAAGACGCCCTAGGGATTTTTGATATCATTGCAGAAGCAGAGTCTAAGGCCCACGGGGTAGATAAAAGCGAGGTCCACTTCCACGAAGTAGGAGCCATAGACTCCATCATAGATATAGTTGGGGTAACAGTCCTTCTAGAAGACTTAGGTGTGGAAAATATATACTTCTCCAAGCTCTTCGAAGGATGCGGCATGCAAAAATGTGCCCACGGCTATATGCCAATCCCAGTTCCAGCAGTAGCAAATATCTTGAAGGATTCAAATATCAGCCTCAATATCATAGATGACTATGGCGAGCACGTAACTCCAACTGGAGCTGCTATAGTTAAATATTTTTCTACAGGAGAAAATATCAAAGAGTTTGCAATCAAGAAAATCGGTCTCGGTGCAGGCAACAAGGACTTTGAGAAGTCTACTAATGTCCTAAGGGTAATGGAGATAGAAAATCCTAAAAAAAAAGCCTAA
- a CDS encoding alpha/beta hydrolase, with product MTNFIESFDGTALFYNKEEAKNAKAAVVIVHGLAEHSGRYDYVAEKFHNAGFSTYRFDHRGHGKSEGERGYYKDYEDMLEDVNVVVDKAIEENPDKPVFLLGHSMGGFAVSLYGAKYRDKNLVGVITSGGLTHDNNKLTEMVGPGLDPHTELPNELGDGVCSVKEVVEAYVADPLNLKKYQLGLLYALKDGIAWFKENEKDFSYSVLILHGSDDALVNFKDSFDFFENNSSKDCQIKIYKGLCHEIMNEYAKDEVIGDIIAWIDNRL from the coding sequence ATGACAAATTTTATTGAATCTTTTGATGGCACAGCTTTATTTTACAACAAGGAAGAAGCAAAAAATGCCAAGGCTGCAGTTGTTATTGTCCATGGATTGGCAGAACATTCTGGTAGGTACGATTATGTGGCTGAGAAATTTCACAATGCAGGTTTTTCGACCTATAGGTTTGACCACAGGGGCCACGGCAAGTCTGAAGGCGAGAGGGGATATTACAAGGACTACGAAGACATGCTAGAAGATGTAAATGTAGTTGTAGATAAGGCTATAGAGGAAAATCCTGATAAGCCAGTATTCTTGCTAGGCCATTCTATGGGTGGTTTTGCAGTAAGCCTTTACGGGGCAAAGTATAGAGATAAAAACCTTGTTGGAGTCATAACTTCTGGTGGTCTTACCCACGATAATAATAAGTTGACTGAAATGGTAGGTCCTGGCCTTGACCCACACACAGAACTTCCAAACGAGCTTGGCGACGGGGTTTGCTCTGTAAAAGAAGTTGTAGAAGCCTATGTTGCTGACCCATTAAACCTTAAAAAATACCAACTGGGTCTTTTATATGCATTAAAAGACGGAATAGCTTGGTTTAAGGAAAATGAAAAAGACTTTTCTTACTCAGTTTTAATTCTCCACGGCAGTGACGATGCCCTAGTTAACTTTAAAGATTCTTTTGACTTTTTTGAAAACAACTCTTCTAAAGACTGCCAAATTAAAATCTATAAGGGTCTTTGCCATGAAATCATGAATGAATATGCCAAAGACGAAGTAATTGGCGATATCATTGCTTGGATAGATAATAGGCTATAA
- a CDS encoding CD0519/CD1768 family membrane protein: MNRSYKKNISLENFIFIIVFFGIFSWIGHIMGPSNMLSTIMNTAYRLLMDTCFYIMGISVIAGALSSLFSEFGFIALVDVLLSKIMKPIYNLPGASSLGILNCYLSDNPAILTLADEDNFKKYFRKFQMPALCNLGTSFGMGLIVTTTMFSLPVEGAVKASLIGNLGAFVGSVVSVRIMLSFTKKHYGTEEMVEVENVEIIPEGSRIVREGSFGSRAIEAILYGGKRGVDMGVAIIPGVITICTMVMLLTNPMPAGGYTGEIGQGVAFLPWLGEKLSFILGPIFGFSSDSFIAVPITALGSAGAAIGLVKEFANGMTVTGNDIAVFTSMCMCWSGYLSTHIAMMDALKTKEMTSSAILSHTIGGLCAGFAAHIFSMVFL, from the coding sequence ATGAATAGAAGCTATAAGAAAAATATAAGTTTAGAAAATTTTATCTTTATAATCGTGTTTTTTGGAATCTTTTCCTGGATTGGCCATATTATGGGGCCAAGCAATATGCTATCGACCATAATGAATACGGCCTACAGGCTTTTGATGGATACTTGTTTTTACATAATGGGTATCTCTGTCATAGCAGGGGCTCTATCCAGTCTTTTTTCTGAATTTGGCTTTATTGCCTTGGTAGATGTCCTCTTATCTAAGATTATGAAACCTATCTATAATCTGCCCGGAGCTTCTTCTTTGGGCATACTAAATTGCTATTTATCAGACAATCCAGCAATCCTTACTCTGGCAGATGAAGATAATTTCAAAAAATACTTCAGAAAATTCCAAATGCCAGCCCTATGCAATCTAGGAACCTCCTTTGGCATGGGCCTTATTGTGACTACAACCATGTTCTCCCTTCCTGTAGAAGGAGCTGTTAAGGCTTCTCTTATTGGAAATCTAGGAGCCTTTGTAGGATCAGTCGTATCGGTTAGGATAATGCTAAGTTTTACGAAAAAGCACTACGGAACAGAAGAGATGGTAGAAGTAGAAAATGTCGAAATTATACCAGAAGGATCTAGGATAGTGAGGGAAGGTTCTTTTGGATCTCGTGCTATAGAAGCGATTCTTTACGGAGGTAAGCGTGGAGTCGACATGGGAGTTGCTATTATTCCTGGAGTGATCACAATCTGTACTATGGTCATGCTTCTTACAAATCCTATGCCAGCTGGTGGATATACAGGAGAAATTGGCCAGGGAGTTGCTTTTCTTCCTTGGCTTGGGGAAAAATTATCCTTTATCTTAGGCCCTATATTTGGATTTTCTAGTGATTCTTTTATAGCAGTTCCAATAACAGCCTTAGGTTCTGCTGGTGCTGCCATAGGCTTGGTTAAGGAATTCGCAAATGGAATGACAGTTACGGGAAATGATATAGCAGTCTTTACCTCCATGTGCATGTGCTGGTCAGGCTATCTATCAACCCATATAGCCATGATGGATGCCCTAAAGACAAAGGAGATGACAAGCTCCGCCATCCTCTCCCATACCATAGGAGGCCTATGCGCAGGCTTTGCGGCCCATATATTTTCTATGGTATTTTTATAA
- a CDS encoding 2-keto-3-deoxygluconate permease, producing MFKKVPAATIVVPMILASILNTLMPNLLRIGPMTEAITSKEDLNAIIDITLVAVRSQLTIKRLRLALHRGLVSLLSK from the coding sequence ATTTTTAAAAAAGTCCCAGCGGCTACAATAGTTGTGCCGATGATTTTGGCTTCTATATTAAATACCCTTATGCCTAATCTATTGAGAATTGGGCCAATGACTGAGGCTATTACGAGCAAAGAAGACTTAAATGCTATTATTGACATTACCCTTGTAGCAGTTAGAAGTCAGCTTACCATAAAGAGGCTCAGGCTTGCCCTTCACAGGGGTTTGGTCTCGCTTTTATCTAAATGA
- the larC gene encoding nickel insertion protein, with the protein MDKLMEVARDSFYTPIFMKKNRPAYKLSVLCDKERIEEVEDIIFANTTSIGIRKIEVYRSILDRDMISIDYDDLKLFFKKVYHKDSSYLYPEYQSAKDLAEKENISIKEAFDKMKSIYGEKYEN; encoded by the coding sequence ATGGACAAATTAATGGAAGTTGCTAGGGACTCCTTCTACACTCCAATTTTCATGAAGAAAAACCGTCCAGCCTACAAGCTTTCCGTCCTATGTGATAAAGAAAGAATAGAAGAAGTTGAAGATATAATCTTTGCCAACACTACATCAATAGGAATTAGAAAAATAGAAGTATATAGGTCGATCCTAGATAGAGACATGATTTCCATAGACTATGATGATCTAAAACTTTTCTTTAAGAAAGTCTATCATAAGGATTCATCCTACCTATACCCAGAATATCAGTCGGCCAAAGACTTGGCAGAAAAGGAAAATATATCAATCAAAGAAGCCTTTGATAAAATGAAATCAATTTATGGAGAAAAATATGAAAATTAA
- a CDS encoding ABC transporter substrate-binding protein — MKIKLRNIGLLIVFLLVLASCGGNKAAEEKVETKVENRKSTEDKSEAKLVIEDVLGRKVELDKPMDKVIIQGSGSGGPFMTMMYLDKENFYKKIAAMDDGIRRDRNDLYQRLVDKIPELDDVKRVSNFADNDFSLEELLSIDADGIIAPVSYKAQLDVIEDKIGLPIIYVDYHNQDFDDHLKSTEIIAKATGLDKNLDKLNGFYKEKIDSMKERLKDVSDKPRVYLEHGYEGEHAYGNSYGNEMMWGKIINDAGGYNLTGDVLGEKEATPVSEEFVLSQDPDMIFVTGAEWVEKPESMKMGFGISPEDVSKKIDKYKIRNGWKDLTAMKEKNVYVIGQNLARDMCDFYAYETLAKTFHPELFEDVDPEADMKDFYENFMPIEYQGTWFSKYE, encoded by the coding sequence ATGAAAATTAAATTAAGAAATATTGGTCTTTTAATAGTCTTCCTCCTAGTCCTTGCCTCTTGTGGAGGAAATAAGGCAGCGGAAGAAAAAGTAGAGACTAAGGTAGAAAACAGAAAAAGCACAGAAGATAAGAGTGAGGCCAAACTTGTAATTGAAGATGTCCTAGGACGAAAGGTGGAGCTTGATAAGCCAATGGATAAGGTCATAATCCAAGGCTCAGGTTCTGGTGGTCCCTTTATGACTATGATGTATCTAGATAAGGAGAATTTCTATAAGAAAATCGCCGCCATGGATGACGGTATAAGACGCGATAGAAACGACCTCTACCAAAGGCTAGTAGATAAAATCCCCGAGCTAGATGATGTCAAAAGAGTAAGTAACTTCGCAGACAACGACTTTTCCCTAGAAGAGCTCCTATCCATAGACGCCGATGGAATCATCGCCCCTGTTTCCTACAAGGCCCAGCTAGATGTAATCGAAGATAAGATAGGCCTACCTATAATCTATGTAGACTATCACAACCAAGACTTCGACGATCACCTAAAGTCTACAGAAATTATAGCCAAGGCCACAGGACTTGATAAAAACCTCGACAAGCTAAATGGCTTCTATAAGGAAAAGATCGATTCGATGAAAGAAAGGCTTAAAGATGTAAGTGATAAGCCAAGGGTCTATCTGGAGCATGGCTATGAAGGAGAACATGCCTACGGTAACTCCTACGGCAACGAAATGATGTGGGGTAAGATCATAAACGATGCTGGCGGATACAATCTCACAGGAGACGTCTTGGGAGAAAAGGAAGCGACTCCCGTTTCTGAGGAGTTTGTCCTATCTCAAGATCCTGATATGATTTTTGTCACTGGAGCAGAATGGGTTGAAAAGCCTGAGTCAATGAAGATGGGCTTTGGAATTAGTCCAGAAGATGTAAGTAAAAAGATTGATAAATACAAGATACGAAATGGATGGAAAGATTTGACCGCCATGAAGGAAAAAAATGTCTATGTCATAGGGCAGAACTTAGCAAGGGACATGTGTGACTTCTACGCCTACGAGACTCTCGCCAAGACCTTTCACCCAGAGCTTTTCGAAGATGTGGATCCAGAGGCTGATATGAAAGACTTTTACGAAAACTTCATGCCTATAGAATATCAGGGAACTTGGTTTAGCAAATATGAGTAA
- a CDS encoding FecCD family ABC transporter permease, translated as MSKNKKILILGLISLLVCAIDLFIGVGELVPRDLVSLNELQRTILFKIRMPEMATALIIGMILGLAGACMQTILDNPLASPFTLGVSSAAGFGASLFLLLGISINLIAFGAIGFALIAIIFVYIISRRSFAHTSSMILAGIAVKFFFDSLTSLMQYISTDETLSSIVFWLFGSVSNTNPKQIAILFASFILAFILIIKDSHKLTSLRFGEERAKSLGVDVKRVKIKTFMIVSILSSIGVSFAGVIGFIGVIAPHLARKILGEDQRYYLIGSSLIGAILLVFSSGLSKIVKPGAILPIGIIASLVGLPLIFIFFFGGKND; from the coding sequence ATGAGTAAGAATAAAAAGATTCTTATCCTAGGCCTAATAAGCCTTCTCGTTTGTGCGATAGATTTATTCATTGGAGTGGGAGAGCTTGTTCCAAGAGACCTCGTGAGTCTAAACGAACTTCAAAGAACAATTCTTTTTAAAATAAGAATGCCAGAGATGGCTACCGCCCTTATTATTGGCATGATCTTAGGCCTTGCTGGAGCCTGTATGCAGACTATCCTAGACAATCCCCTAGCAAGTCCCTTTACCCTAGGGGTCTCATCTGCTGCAGGCTTTGGGGCCTCCCTCTTTCTCCTTTTAGGTATATCGATTAATCTTATAGCCTTCGGGGCCATAGGCTTTGCCCTCATAGCTATAATCTTCGTCTATATAATATCAAGGAGAAGCTTCGCCCACACAAGCTCCATGATCCTTGCTGGAATTGCCGTCAAATTCTTCTTTGACTCGCTTACAAGTCTAATGCAATACATATCCACAGACGAAACCCTCTCATCAATCGTCTTTTGGCTCTTTGGCTCTGTCTCAAACACCAACCCCAAGCAAATTGCGATTCTTTTCGCATCCTTCATCCTAGCCTTCATCCTAATCATCAAAGACAGTCACAAGCTTACTAGCCTGAGATTTGGAGAAGAAAGGGCCAAAAGTCTGGGAGTAGATGTAAAAAGAGTAAAGATTAAGACCTTTATGATAGTATCGATTCTTTCATCAATCGGGGTAAGCTTTGCAGGTGTGATAGGCTTTATAGGCGTCATAGCCCCTCATTTAGCAAGGAAAATCCTAGGAGAAGACCAAAGGTATTATCTAATAGGCTCAAGCCTTATAGGGGCAATTCTTTTGGTATTTTCATCAGGCCTATCCAAAATCGTAAAGCCTGGCGCCATCCTTCCTATAGGAATTATAGCAAGTCTTGTTGGACTTCCTTTGATATTTATATTCTTTTTTGGAGGCAAAAATGATTGA
- the sppA gene encoding signal peptide peptidase SppA, giving the protein MKNNAKKWIALAITALVLVVSVFAKDKDKEVEQNIRDKYMKNFSDFSSYTEEVIQGTNPKEKIKVVDVDGVISSNDANDFVVEELKNAKEDPLVKGVILNVNSPGGSVYASERIANQIKALKEAEKPVYTVMGEMAASGGYYISALTDRIYASNETWTGSIGVIIQSYSLQGLFEKYGIKEQNITTGKMKDAGSQGRDMSKEEKEYFQGLVDSAFDRFVKIVAEGRGLSEREVRKLADGRVYDGSQALANGLVDKIGDLDSAIGDMASENNLEDPMVIRNENIMGSFSSIFSKVTDLKKSESDLAILDKLMKNGGPRPMYLYGDYND; this is encoded by the coding sequence ATGAAAAATAACGCAAAAAAATGGATAGCCTTGGCTATAACCGCCCTAGTCTTAGTGGTTTCGGTATTTGCTAAGGATAAGGACAAGGAAGTAGAGCAAAATATAAGAGATAAGTATATGAAAAACTTCTCGGACTTTTCTAGTTATACGGAAGAAGTAATCCAAGGAACAAACCCTAAGGAAAAAATCAAGGTCGTAGATGTCGATGGAGTAATCTCATCCAATGATGCCAATGACTTCGTAGTAGAAGAGCTTAAAAACGCCAAGGAAGATCCACTAGTTAAGGGAGTTATCCTAAATGTAAATTCCCCAGGTGGATCAGTCTATGCCTCCGAGAGAATCGCAAATCAAATAAAGGCCCTAAAAGAAGCAGAAAAACCAGTATATACTGTAATGGGTGAGATGGCAGCAAGCGGAGGCTATTATATATCAGCCCTAACTGATAGGATCTACGCATCAAATGAGACCTGGACAGGATCGATCGGAGTAATCATCCAATCCTACTCCCTCCAAGGACTTTTTGAAAAGTATGGAATTAAAGAGCAAAATATAACAACAGGTAAGATGAAAGATGCCGGAAGCCAAGGAAGAGATATGAGCAAGGAAGAAAAAGAATACTTCCAAGGACTTGTAGACTCAGCCTTTGATAGATTTGTAAAAATTGTAGCAGAAGGTCGTGGTCTTTCTGAAAGAGAAGTTAGGAAGCTCGCTGATGGAAGGGTCTACGATGGTAGCCAAGCCCTAGCAAATGGACTAGTTGATAAAATAGGAGATCTCGATTCTGCTATAGGAGATATGGCAAGTGAAAATAACTTAGAAGATCCGATGGTAATAAGAAATGAAAATATTATGGGATCTTTCTCATCAATATTTTCAAAAGTCACAGACCTTAAGAAAAGCGAATCCGACCTTGCAATACTTGATAAATTAATGAAAAACGGAGGCCCAAGGCCAATGTATTTGTATGGTGATTACAATGACTGA
- the larB gene encoding nickel pincer cofactor biosynthesis protein LarB, whose amino-acid sequence MNDKEFLENIKNGKMTIDEGLAYLKDFNFKDIDIAKLDFQRKNRRGFPETIFCQGKEDFALVEIFKAFAERNDSVIGTRATKDQYELVKREIPQAKYDPTGRIISLEYESLPQIGNIAICTGGTADLFVAEEAALTAEFFGSKVSRFYDVGVSGLHRMLNKIDEIKKANVIIAIAGMEGALATVLAGLVDKPIIAVPTSVGYGASFNGISALLTMLSTCAEGISVVNIDNGYGAAYAACQINKLIEEK is encoded by the coding sequence ATGAATGATAAAGAATTTTTAGAAAATATTAAAAACGGCAAGATGACAATTGATGAGGGCTTAGCCTATCTAAAGGACTTTAATTTTAAAGATATAGATATAGCAAAGCTCGATTTTCAAAGAAAAAACAGGAGGGGCTTTCCTGAGACAATCTTCTGCCAGGGCAAGGAGGACTTTGCTTTGGTGGAAATCTTTAAGGCCTTTGCCGAAAGAAACGACTCAGTAATAGGCACTAGGGCGACCAAGGACCAATACGAGCTTGTAAAAAGGGAAATTCCTCAAGCAAAATACGACCCTACAGGAAGGATTATCTCCCTAGAATATGAAAGTCTCCCTCAAATAGGAAATATCGCAATTTGTACAGGCGGAACTGCAGATCTTTTCGTAGCAGAAGAGGCCGCCCTTACGGCAGAGTTTTTTGGATCTAAGGTAAGTCGCTTCTACGATGTTGGAGTATCTGGTCTTCACAGGATGTTAAATAAAATCGACGAAATTAAAAAAGCTAATGTGATAATTGCGATAGCAGGAATGGAAGGGGCCCTTGCCACTGTTCTTGCAGGCCTTGTGGATAAGCCAATTATAGCAGTGCCAACTTCTGTGGGCTATGGGGCAAGCTTTAATGGTATATCTGCCCTCCTTACCATGCTTTCGACCTGTGCCGAAGGAATTTCTGTAGTAAATATAGACAATGGCTACGGAGCAGCCTATGCTGCTTGCCAAATAAATAAACTAATAGAGGAGAAATAA